AGTGACATTCTAAGACTAATTCCTTGTTAGGATAGGTATAAGGTCTTGCAGGTTTTAGGGCTTATTTGATCTAAGATTTGATTAGGACATAGGAGCTACCTTAGCCTATTTGGTCCTAGTTTGAGATAAACATATGGGttggttttcttcttcttttttattgaaGAATGAACAGACCCTTAAGCTCCATTTCTGGAAAAACAGACAGGTTTTGAAAAAGTCCTAAAATGTTGAATGAAGGGCATGACTATAGAGCTCGTGTTAAACAAAGCCTTAAACCAACTGTTGAATCCAAACTCAAAACAAGAGATTTAAGAATAGGAAACTATATTTTGTGGGGATAAAGGATAAAATTCGAATTGATCATTAGGGTTCGTTGTAAGCTTAAGGATTAGCTTGATTTGTAAATTGACATTTGGGTTTTGTTAAATTGAAGGTTGAAATtggattaataattaatcatgtGAACCTTGAGTTTGAATTGAGCATGATTGAAGTCGAGATTgatgaaattgaattaattaattcttctGAATCAACTGCGAAATATGGCATGCAAGTTTTTGAGAATGAACAATTGGATGTTAGAATATTGAGGCATttgattaagtttatttaatttattttgtagttAAGTAAGAAATAGGAGATTTGATCAAGATTATAACAAAGACAGAAGACAAGACAGAGGGCAAGAGAAATCAGCCAACAATTGTGCATATGCATGCATGCGTTTAAGGTAATACTTAGCTGTTATCTTTAGCCATTGATTTAAAAGTAGAGTTGAAACAAACACACAACAAACAAGATTCCCTTCTTAATGTGCCATACATAGATAATTAAAGCACTACACGTTACTATTAGATTTATCTCTCATGTGACAACCTACCAAGCCTATGTTGGTTTCTAGTAAATGGGTGGAGGTGGCGGGCTTCCCATATGGATAACTTGGAGGAGGTTCGATCACCACCGGTGGTTTTGGCTTTGGCTTACTTTATGAGGTGGTGGTTTCACATCATCATCAACTGGCGGTTTCCCCAAATGATCAGGTGGTGATGGACGGTACGGAGTTGGAGTAGGCTGGTACGGAGTTGGAGTAGGCTTCGGCGATGGATAGTGTGGTGTCTTAGGCGGCGGTTCACCACAACTGGCGGGGATGGATAGTACGGAGTTGGAGTAGGCTTCTCAGTGGGTGGCGATGGATAGTGTGGTGTCTTTGGAGGCGGTTTCACCACAACGGGCGGCGATGGATAGTGTGGTGTCTTAGGCGGTGGTTTCTCCACAATTGGCGGCGATGGACTGTACGGTGTTGGAGTAGGCTTCTCAATGGGTGGCGATGGATAGTATGGTGTCTTTGGAGGTGGTTTTCACCACTACTGGCGGTGATGGATAGTGTGGTGTCTTAGGCGGTGGTTTCACCACAACTGGTGGACTGTATGGAGTTGGAGTAGGCTTCTCAGTGGGTGGCGATGGATAGTGTGGTGTCTTAGGAGGGTGGTTTCACCACTACTGGTGGCGAGGGATATTGTGGTGTCTTAGGCGGTGGGTTCACCACAACTGGTGGACGGTAcggagttggagttggagtaGGCTTCTTAGTAGGAGGGGATGGATAGTATGGTGTCTTAGGAGGTGGTTTCACCACAACTGGTGGTGAGGGATATTGTGGTGTCTTAGGTGGTGGTTTTCACCACAACTGGTGGACGGTACGGAGTTGGAGTAGGAGTAGGCTTAGTGGGTGGCGATGGATAGTGTGGTGTCTTAGGAGGTGGTTCACCACACTGGCGGCGAGGGATATTGTGGTGTCTTAGGAGGTGGTTTCACCACAATGGTGGGACGGTACGGAGTTGGAGTAGGAGTTGGCTTCTCTGTGGGTGGTGATGGATAGTATGTGTCTTGGAGGTGGTTCACCACAACTGGCGGCGATGGATAATATGGTGTCTTAGGTGGCGCGTTTTACCACAACTGGTGGGGATGGATAGTACGGAGTTGGAGTAGGCTTCTTAGTGGGTGGCGATGGATAGTGTGGTGTCTTAGGGTGGTTTATGTGTAGGTGGTTTCACACCACCGGAGGTGAAGGATAGGACGGAGTTGGCGGAGGCGGGGAAAGAGTACGTCGGAGTTGGCGGGCGGTGTAGATGATGGAGGTTGGTAGTCCTCCATAGCCAGTATAGTAGAGGCATTGGTGGATTGAGTAATCACCACCAGGAAACAGGATCAACAAGGGATGAAAAGCAGACTTCATGGTATACTAAATTATACTTGACAACACTCTCTTATATAGAGAAAACTAGAGGTCTCATTTGCAACCAAACTAGGCATATATGTGTGAGATTTTGAGAATTTGTGTGAGATTTTGagaatttgtttgttttcaGAAAGTCTATGGTTTGAAAAAAGAAGATGGCATGCAAAGAGACACGTTTTGGGCATAGTAATAAATAAGATGATATAGATGGGAAGATGGGTAAGGTCCAAATTGAAGTGATGGCATTAAGTTTCTAAaattgtgaagaagtttgacaAAGTTTACCGGAAAAGAAGGCCATAAAGAATgtctaattaatatttactaTTGTTATTCACCAAAGTAGGTTTGCATTCAAGAAATGCACCTCAAAATGTATTATGCTCATTTGTGCAAGTAACAATGCCCATTTCGTCCAAAACTGGTtgaatcttttcttttttctattcaatttattaaaaaataatgtcgtGATGTTTTTTCAATTAGTCCTAGTTTGACATCAACTATTTAATGGTTActtgtatttgattttttatatttttgtaaggaTTAATATTAATACTACAATTTGATAACtacttatcattaatttttgtatGACAATAACTATGAAGTTATTACTAGTAGTATTGATAACCGCATGTCTGTAAAATTTGGGCTGCCACatgtcaaattaatttaattttttatatttaatttattattttaagagaaagagtgataaaagaaaaaatggaaagaaataaaatttgtttaaaatttcttaactcataaaaaaaaagtttaaagtttgattttaaataattggttaaatatgtaattttgttattaatttaaatttattataataaaatttatgattttataaaattttacattataaataaataaattaagataattaattttataaatataattgtttatagtgttatttattattattatttttttaattcattttatatttaaatatataaaacttttaaattatttagatttaaaataattaattaatatataataataataaaaatatataattaatatttttcaacttaaactcttttaatttgaaagaaatgtatgtagagaaaataaaaattttaattagaccATTGGATTGCGGATTGCCCATGAGCTGCCTCCCTCCATACCCATGACTATAAATGTATACCCATTAAGGATTTAGGTTTTCCTGCTACATGTCAGTTGagaaacttaatttttcttataaatgtaAGAAactaatagtatatatatatatatatatatatatatatatatatatatatatatatatatatatatatatatatatatatatatattatgtttgtcggttcttaatttgatatttgatttaaatgataacaccataataatttgatatgttGGTGAACTTTAgttgtttttatcaaatatttggaACTTTGATCGGTTTAAAATGAGGATTGAatttttcacaattttaattatgtaaggTTTTATCACAAACAAATCAATATCCGccttcttattttaatatattattatttttctcaattagtttatcatatttataaaaatatagaacttctctattctttaaaatttttaattattctcctaaatcatacgttttttaagatatttatacataattatgtatttttgaaCGTGGTATATCCGATATACACACTCAATTTAAACACCAATACGTTTAAATAGTATTCTTACACAAAATTATATCGTTttgaattatatgaaaaataaactaCCAAATCGATCACTCTCTTCAATTTTTCCATCTTTTAATTACCAAAaccattttcaataaattaaaatgcgGTAAATCTCGAAACAAacactcaatttaaaaaaacatgtgcAACTTCGGAAAAAAGCCTTAGTTTAGGTTTCACGGAACGCTCGTTTTCGGATGTTTGAGATTTCAACCTCGGTTTGCGTGTCCtgaaattttctttttacaCAATaagacatattttaaa
This is a stretch of genomic DNA from Impatiens glandulifera chromosome 4, dImpGla2.1, whole genome shotgun sequence. It encodes these proteins:
- the LOC124934563 gene encoding 36.4 kDa proline-rich protein-like, translated to MESTFHPLLILLLVVITLSTIVVDADTFAAYPLPVIHKPHKKPHPSPPPPPTENLTPILYHLLASDHFVKPPPIQKPTPAPHQPSPIQKPVPAPHHSSLSVEGESLVGGKLPPHKIVVKPPPKTPYYPSPPTKKPTPTPTPYRPPVVVNPPPKTPQYPSPPVVTPYYPSPPIEKPTPTPYSPSPPIVEKPPPKTPHYPSPPVVVKPPPKTPHYPSPPTEKPTPTPYYPSPPVVVNRRLRHHTIHRRSLLQLRTSLLQLRTVHHHLIIWGNRQLMMM